A stretch of the Desulfobacter sp. genome encodes the following:
- a CDS encoding IS256 family transposase codes for MTEENTEFDFQKALKGIQEGKPFTGKGGVLTSLIKNLAEAALEGELESHLGQEVSANRRNGKSKKTIKSLDGKFELKTPRDRAGTFSPQIVKKHQTTLSDEIERKIIALYGLGMSYNDMASHLQEIYGLEISNATLSTITDKIIHTVKEWQARPLENVYPIVWLDAIHYKVRENGKVGSKAVYTILGVNIEGRKEVLGLYISENEGANFWLQVLTDLSNRGVKDILIACVDGLKGFPEAIETIFPDTEVQLCVVHQIRNSLKYVGSKNKKEFMADLKRVYKAVNKDLAEEELDILENKWNDKYPIVIKSWRNNWERLSHFFKYPEEIRRIIYTTNTIEAVHRQFRKLTKTKGSFPNQDSLLKLLYMGIQNASKKWTMPIQNWSLTISQLAIFFEGRLDKELGI; via the coding sequence ATGACCGAAGAAAACACCGAATTTGATTTTCAAAAAGCCCTTAAAGGCATCCAGGAAGGTAAACCCTTCACAGGTAAGGGCGGCGTCCTTACATCATTAATCAAAAATCTTGCTGAAGCTGCTCTTGAAGGAGAGTTGGAGTCCCATCTCGGGCAGGAAGTTTCTGCCAACCGCCGTAATGGAAAAAGCAAAAAGACCATTAAATCCCTGGATGGTAAATTTGAGCTAAAAACCCCGCGTGACAGGGCCGGAACCTTCTCTCCACAGATCGTCAAAAAACATCAGACAACGCTCAGCGATGAAATTGAAAGAAAGATAATAGCCCTTTACGGCCTGGGCATGAGTTATAATGATATGGCTTCCCATTTACAGGAAATCTATGGACTTGAGATTTCAAATGCCACTCTGAGCACCATTACCGATAAAATCATCCATACCGTCAAAGAATGGCAGGCCAGGCCGTTGGAAAATGTGTACCCAATCGTATGGCTTGATGCCATACATTATAAAGTACGAGAAAACGGAAAGGTCGGCAGCAAGGCCGTTTACACAATTCTTGGGGTGAATATCGAGGGCCGCAAAGAGGTTCTTGGGCTGTACATATCCGAGAATGAGGGTGCGAACTTCTGGCTGCAGGTGTTAACAGACCTTTCAAACCGAGGGGTAAAAGATATCCTGATTGCCTGTGTTGATGGTCTAAAAGGTTTTCCCGAGGCCATTGAGACCATATTCCCGGACACAGAAGTTCAACTCTGCGTAGTCCACCAGATCCGAAATTCATTGAAATACGTTGGTTCCAAAAATAAAAAGGAATTTATGGCAGATCTAAAACGTGTTTATAAAGCGGTCAATAAGGATCTGGCCGAAGAAGAACTGGATATCTTGGAAAATAAATGGAATGACAAATACCCGATTGTGATAAAATCCTGGCGGAACAACTGGGAACGCCTCAGTCATTTCTTTAAATATCCAGAAGAGATTCGACGGATAATATACACCACAAATACCATTGAGGCTGTGCATCGACAGTTTCGAAAACTGACCAAAACAAAGGGATCATTCCCGAACCAGGACAGCCTGTTAAAGCTGCTTTACATGGGGATCCAGAACGCCAGTAAAAAATGGACAATGCCGATTCAAAATTGGTCACTGACAATTTCCCAGTTGGCAATTTTCTTTGAAGGCCGGCTGGATAAAGAGCTGGGAATTTGA
- a CDS encoding IS630 family transposase yields the protein MTGYRERSDSKRKAYLRLRERYVRRCKTFVYVDESGFSPYTTRRYGYALKGQRVHGLIAGTKHPRTSLIAARIEYSFEEPFLFQGTCNADIFNAWIEHQLSPHLNDNHVVVMDNASFHKGEETKYLIERTGAALLFLPPYSPDLNPIEHDFAALKTIREYNENETIDEIIRMYK from the coding sequence ATGACGGGATACAGGGAGCGAAGCGACAGCAAAAGAAAGGCATATCTTCGTCTTCGTGAACGTTATGTACGTCGTTGCAAAACGTTTGTTTATGTTGATGAAAGCGGCTTTTCGCCTTATACAACCCGTCGCTATGGATATGCTCTCAAAGGGCAGCGTGTTCATGGTTTGATTGCAGGAACAAAGCACCCTCGAACGTCTTTGATTGCTGCCCGCATCGAATATAGTTTTGAAGAACCATTTTTGTTTCAGGGAACATGCAATGCGGATATCTTTAATGCTTGGATCGAACACCAGTTGAGTCCACATCTGAACGATAATCATGTCGTTGTGATGGATAACGCATCCTTCCACAAGGGCGAAGAAACCAAATATTTGATAGAAAGAACTGGTGCAGCTCTTTTGTTTTTGCCCCCGTATTCACCGGATCTCAATCCGATTGAACACGATTTTGCGGCCCTAAAAACCATCCGTGAATACAATGAAAACGAAACGATTGATGAAATTATCAGGATGTATAAATAA
- a CDS encoding ISAs1 family transposase: MNEKKSLETFFDNIQDPRHHNKLHNLIDVVIIAICAVVAGADTYEQIENFGKKRKRWLSKFLSLPHGIPSHDTFGRIFERMNPNEFQSSFMHWVQSVAKMTKGQVIAIDGKTLRRSHDTSNDKKAIHMISSWASSNKVVLGQLKTEEKSNEITAIPNLLKLLDISGCIITIDAMGTQKKIAETIINKGCDYVLALKENHKTLHDEAVLFFNKMEEMKNQGYQFNEQTSVDGGHGRVETRRAVITSDIDWFEDKKSWKGLKSIGMIESTREMDGQISHEKRYYISSLDSDPNIFGNAVRRHWGIENSVHWVLDIAFREDESRVRKGNSPENFAAIRHIALNLLRNNKTFKGSVKTKRLNAAMDIKYLEEVMFG, from the coding sequence ATGAACGAAAAAAAATCTCTTGAAACTTTTTTTGACAATATTCAGGACCCCAGACACCACAATAAGCTTCATAATTTAATTGATGTCGTCATCATCGCAATTTGTGCGGTAGTTGCTGGCGCAGACACTTATGAGCAAATTGAAAACTTTGGCAAAAAGAGAAAAAGGTGGTTGTCAAAATTTCTAAGCCTTCCCCATGGGATACCCTCCCATGACACCTTTGGCAGAATTTTTGAAAGGATGAACCCGAATGAATTTCAGAGCAGTTTTATGCACTGGGTTCAGTCGGTTGCAAAGATGACCAAAGGTCAAGTCATTGCAATCGACGGCAAAACTCTAAGGCGTTCACACGATACCTCCAATGATAAGAAAGCCATTCATATGATCAGTTCGTGGGCTTCGTCTAATAAAGTGGTTTTAGGGCAATTAAAAACCGAAGAAAAATCAAATGAAATTACGGCCATTCCAAATCTTTTAAAACTTTTAGATATCTCGGGCTGCATTATAACCATTGATGCCATGGGCACTCAAAAGAAAATCGCTGAAACCATAATAAACAAAGGGTGTGACTATGTCCTTGCCCTGAAAGAAAATCATAAAACCTTGCATGATGAAGCGGTACTTTTTTTCAATAAAATGGAAGAAATGAAAAATCAGGGGTACCAGTTTAATGAACAGACCAGTGTTGACGGAGGGCACGGTCGAGTCGAAACGCGCAGGGCTGTGATAACCTCTGATATTGATTGGTTTGAAGATAAAAAAAGTTGGAAAGGTTTGAAAAGTATTGGAATGATTGAATCCACCCGGGAAATGGACGGCCAGATCAGTCATGAAAAGCGATATTATATATCGAGCCTGGATAGCGACCCCAATATTTTTGGTAATGCTGTCAGGAGGCATTGGGGAATTGAAAATTCAGTGCATTGGGTATTGGATATTGCGTTCCGTGAAGACGAAAGCAGAGTCAGAAAGGGGAACTCTCCTGAGAATTTTGCAGCGATTCGGCACATTGCATTAAATTTATTACGGAACAATAAGACATTTAAAGGGAGTGTAAAAACCAAAAGGTTGAATGCTGCTATGGATATCAAATATCTGGAGGAAGTTATGTTTGGATGA
- a CDS encoding CDP-alcohol phosphatidyltransferase family protein, which yields MERLLLISASAALGTIFFIWFSQVVKKKYMQNFILSHLWLMHPNAICYWRTAMALLGFVLYFFTAYQAVAIFIFSFAAILDGADGVVARQLNLVSRLGEWLDPLCDKLTYLPPMIGFAYTGILSIDLVWVLVIIELVGQFFARKILGWLNVSGAANNFGKIKAMICFSLVIFSALVDANPEMLNIADGVLMGCIILSATSMVFKFIPNRLYADILSMLNFCCGAIALVLTYYHSFAWAICIVIMGQLFDLFDGRMALKHGGTKYGPYLDDIADFVSFGLAPAYVVFQKGGEFAWVFALVFIFAVAFRLVRFVVKDKHQTDLPTGIFNGLPSPAGALIVLGASLVANTLFLWIFTGVSTLLMVSHIRFAHFGRVILKQIPKPVFFLISASIIVALAFIFKTQNVQMFGYLILGSILFYLVAGRIWAQRN from the coding sequence ATGGAAAGACTTTTGTTGATCTCGGCTTCAGCTGCCTTGGGAACCATTTTTTTTATCTGGTTTTCCCAGGTGGTTAAAAAGAAGTACATGCAAAATTTTATCCTGTCACACCTGTGGCTGATGCATCCCAATGCAATTTGTTATTGGCGGACCGCCATGGCTCTTTTGGGGTTTGTCCTTTATTTTTTTACGGCCTATCAAGCGGTTGCCATTTTTATTTTCAGCTTTGCCGCCATCCTTGACGGAGCCGACGGTGTGGTGGCAAGACAGCTTAACCTGGTCTCCAGGTTGGGGGAGTGGCTGGATCCGTTGTGCGATAAACTCACCTATCTGCCCCCCATGATCGGGTTTGCCTATACCGGGATTTTATCGATTGATCTGGTTTGGGTGCTGGTGATCATAGAGCTGGTTGGTCAGTTTTTTGCCCGGAAAATCCTCGGCTGGCTCAATGTCTCGGGTGCGGCCAATAACTTTGGGAAAATCAAGGCCATGATCTGTTTTTCCCTTGTTATTTTTTCTGCCCTGGTGGATGCCAACCCGGAGATGCTCAACATTGCAGACGGGGTGCTCATGGGCTGCATTATTCTTTCCGCCACCTCCATGGTGTTTAAATTTATTCCCAACCGTCTCTATGCCGATATCCTGTCCATGCTCAACTTCTGCTGCGGTGCCATTGCCCTGGTCTTAACCTATTATCACTCTTTTGCCTGGGCCATTTGTATTGTCATCATGGGACAGCTGTTTGATCTTTTTGACGGGCGGATGGCCCTCAAGCACGGGGGGACCAAATACGGTCCCTATCTGGATGATATTGCTGATTTTGTCAGTTTTGGACTGGCCCCTGCCTATGTGGTCTTTCAAAAGGGGGGGGAGTTTGCCTGGGTCTTTGCCCTGGTCTTTATTTTTGCCGTGGCCTTCCGCCTGGTCCGGTTTGTGGTCAAGGATAAACATCAGACCGATCTGCCCACAGGTATTTTTAACGGGCTGCCCAGCCCTGCCGGTGCTCTGATTGTCCTTGGGGCCTCTCTTGTGGCCAATACCCTTTTTTTATGGATATTTACCGGGGTGTCAACCCTGCTGATGGTCAGTCATATCCGGTTTGCCCATTTTGGACGGGTGATTTTAAAACAGATTCCCAAACCGGTATTTTTTCTTATTTCAGCCTCAATCATTGTTGCCCTGGCCTTTATTTTTAAAACCCAGAATGTCCAGATGTTTGGGTATTTGATTTTAGGATCCATTCTTTTTTATCTGGTGGCCGGCCGGATTTGGGCCCAGAGAAACTGA
- a CDS encoding MBL fold metallo-hydrolase codes for MRICKSYEFGEKIKGYHLGWSLAGPPLMSVYFYAFDHLFLDTGQAHMGQEVLEIAGSQQVETIFLTHHHEDHSGNAALIQKATVARVYGHPYTRKKLKKGYKILPYQKYVWGRSSPVPVLDLPRTIDTSLGPMIPVPTPGHSRDHTAYFLPDQGIVFSGDLYLGDRIKFFRADEDIKAQIGSLKKLLELDFDQLLCCHNPRSQKGQSHLKAKLEFLENFYGGVIELFLKGAGEKEIFSRLCLEEDWFTKLFCFGNVSMMNGVKSCIRHYQGH; via the coding sequence ATGCGGATCTGCAAATCATATGAGTTTGGAGAAAAGATCAAGGGATATCACCTGGGCTGGTCTCTGGCGGGCCCGCCTTTGATGTCGGTTTATTTTTATGCGTTTGACCATCTTTTTTTGGATACGGGACAGGCCCATATGGGACAGGAGGTCCTTGAAATTGCAGGGTCACAACAGGTGGAAACCATATTTTTAACCCACCACCATGAAGATCATTCCGGCAATGCCGCCCTGATTCAAAAGGCCACAGTCGCCCGGGTCTATGGTCATCCATATACAAGAAAGAAGCTGAAAAAAGGGTATAAAATTCTGCCCTACCAGAAATATGTCTGGGGCAGGAGCTCGCCTGTGCCTGTCCTTGACTTGCCCAGGACCATTGATACGAGTTTGGGCCCCATGATTCCCGTTCCCACGCCCGGGCACAGCCGGGATCATACCGCCTATTTTCTGCCAGACCAGGGCATTGTCTTTTCAGGGGATCTTTACCTGGGGGACCGGATTAAATTTTTCAGGGCAGATGAAGATATCAAGGCCCAGATTGGGTCTTTGAAAAAATTGCTGGAACTGGATTTTGACCAGCTGTTGTGCTGTCACAATCCCAGGTCCCAAAAAGGGCAGTCCCATTTGAAAGCCAAGTTGGAATTTTTAGAAAATTTTTATGGCGGGGTGATTGAATTGTTTCTCAAGGGGGCTGGCGAAAAAGAGATTTTTTCAAGACTCTGCCTTGAAGAGGATTGGTTTACCAAGCTTTTTTGTTTTGGAAACGTGAGTATGATGAACGGGGTGAAATCCTGCATCCGCCATTACCAGGGACATTGA
- a CDS encoding FadR family transcriptional regulator, producing the protein MFKKAKQSRVFQDVVEQIQDAILSGKLEPGTRLPAERELKDTFNTSRGTLREALRVLEQKGLIEIKLGVAGGAIVKQIDAEPVMQSLALLIRSGDVSLDHLAEFRIKIEGSIVELAAQRATKQDIQAMEDLYRQAKANYEQGDWEIFLKTDEAMHAYLGTMSRNPMFQFLQQSVHDNIHNYYEYYLPMNQERTLENLKDFKKIIASIKARDGKTASIQIMDHVQRFNKKMTKKI; encoded by the coding sequence ATGTTTAAAAAAGCAAAGCAAAGCAGGGTATTCCAGGATGTGGTTGAACAGATTCAGGATGCGATTCTAAGCGGGAAACTTGAACCCGGCACCCGGCTGCCGGCAGAACGGGAGCTCAAGGATACCTTCAACACCAGCAGGGGAACTCTGAGGGAAGCCTTGCGGGTGCTTGAACAAAAAGGACTCATCGAAATTAAGTTAGGTGTGGCAGGCGGTGCCATTGTCAAACAAATTGATGCAGAACCTGTGATGCAGTCCCTGGCCCTGCTGATCCGGTCCGGGGATGTCTCTTTGGACCATCTGGCTGAATTTCGAATCAAAATCGAGGGCAGCATTGTGGAGCTTGCCGCCCAACGGGCCACAAAACAAGATATCCAGGCCATGGAAGACCTTTACCGCCAGGCCAAAGCCAACTATGAACAGGGAGATTGGGAAATTTTCCTAAAAACAGACGAAGCCATGCACGCCTATCTGGGCACCATGTCCAGGAACCCGATGTTCCAATTTCTCCAGCAGAGTGTCCATGACAATATCCATAACTATTATGAGTATTATCTGCCCATGAACCAGGAAAGGACCCTGGAAAATCTAAAAGATTTTAAAAAAATCATCGCATCCATCAAGGCCAGGGATGGTAAAACCGCATCCATCCAGATCATGGACCATGTTCAGCGCTTTAATAAAAAAATGACCAAAAAAATTTAG
- a CDS encoding YgiQ family radical SAM protein — translation MFLPTTSEELQKSGIDQLDIILVTGDAYIDSPFMGVSLVGRMLESKGFSVGIIAQPCLDTDKDISRLGEPRLFWGITAGAVDSMVANYTASKKRRKQDDYTPGGTNNKRPDRATIVYTNLVRHYFKPTAPIVLGGIEASLRRIAHYDFWSNKIRRSILLDTKADYLLFGMAHKGIVSLARALKRKAEADHTPDLQIEDEIREIPGIGYVSNTPEGICLPSFEEVSADKDLYIQSFMTFYANTEPSTAMTISQAHANRFIVLNPPAQVSSTQEMDAMHDLKFQRDLHPYYKAQGSVRALETIRFSIPTHYGCYGECNFCAITVHQGRTVSFRSKASILAEAKKMTEDKDFKGYIFDLGGPTANMYGYECKKKLKKGACSDRRCLFPSPCPSLKPDHTPQMALLSAIERLPKIKKVFINSGIRYDLILQDTKKGHAYLKQLVQSHVSGQMKIAPEHTQPRVLSLMGKQTVNDLLAFKDEFYQINSSLGKKQFLTYYLIAAHPGCTAEDMRLLKKFTREKLKTSPEQVQIFTPTPSTFSTLMYYTEKNPFTMDPLFVEKDPRAKEKQKQVITAKPKRYTGPKKKHTHPTPLGKNPKKDKGGPDWKPNHL, via the coding sequence ATGTTCCTTCCCACCACTTCTGAAGAACTGCAAAAATCAGGCATTGACCAGCTGGATATTATTCTGGTTACAGGGGATGCCTATATTGACTCGCCCTTTATGGGTGTCAGCCTTGTGGGGCGGATGCTCGAATCAAAGGGATTTTCCGTGGGCATTATTGCCCAGCCCTGCCTTGATACGGACAAAGATATTTCCCGACTGGGAGAACCCCGGCTGTTCTGGGGAATCACGGCAGGTGCCGTGGATTCCATGGTGGCCAATTATACGGCATCCAAAAAAAGACGCAAACAAGATGATTACACCCCCGGAGGAACCAACAACAAGCGTCCTGACAGGGCCACCATTGTATATACCAACCTGGTCAGACACTATTTCAAACCCACCGCACCCATTGTGCTCGGCGGTATTGAGGCAAGTCTGCGCCGGATTGCCCACTATGATTTCTGGTCCAATAAAATAAGGCGCTCTATTTTATTGGATACCAAGGCAGACTATCTTTTATTTGGAATGGCTCACAAGGGCATTGTCAGCCTGGCCCGGGCATTGAAACGAAAAGCTGAGGCAGACCATACCCCTGATTTACAAATTGAAGATGAAATCAGAGAAATCCCCGGGATCGGGTATGTCAGCAACACCCCCGAAGGCATTTGCCTGCCCTCCTTTGAAGAGGTGTCAGCAGACAAGGATCTTTATATTCAAAGTTTTATGACCTTTTATGCCAACACTGAGCCCTCAACCGCCATGACCATAAGCCAGGCCCATGCAAACCGGTTCATCGTCCTCAATCCCCCGGCCCAGGTCTCTTCCACCCAAGAGATGGATGCCATGCATGACCTTAAATTCCAAAGGGATCTTCACCCCTACTACAAGGCCCAGGGCAGCGTCAGGGCCCTGGAAACCATCCGGTTTTCCATCCCCACCCACTACGGATGTTACGGAGAGTGTAACTTCTGCGCCATCACCGTCCACCAAGGCAGAACGGTAAGCTTTCGAAGCAAGGCATCCATTCTAGCCGAAGCCAAAAAAATGACAGAAGACAAAGATTTTAAAGGATACATCTTTGATCTTGGCGGGCCCACGGCAAACATGTACGGATATGAGTGCAAAAAAAAGCTGAAAAAGGGGGCATGTTCGGACCGGCGGTGCCTGTTTCCCTCCCCCTGTCCTTCGCTTAAACCGGATCACACACCCCAGATGGCGCTGCTTTCAGCCATTGAACGCCTGCCGAAAATCAAAAAGGTGTTTATCAACTCAGGTATCCGGTACGATCTTATCCTTCAGGATACAAAAAAAGGGCATGCCTATTTAAAACAATTGGTTCAATCCCATGTTTCAGGCCAGATGAAAATCGCGCCAGAACATACCCAGCCCCGGGTGCTTTCCCTCATGGGCAAACAGACCGTCAATGATCTTCTGGCCTTTAAAGATGAATTTTACCAGATCAATTCATCCCTTGGGAAAAAACAATTTCTCACCTATTACCTCATTGCGGCCCATCCCGGATGCACAGCAGAGGATATGAGGCTTTTGAAAAAATTCACCCGGGAAAAACTTAAAACCAGTCCGGAACAGGTCCAGATCTTCACCCCGACCCCCTCTACCTTTTCCACTCTCATGTATTACACTGAAAAAAATCCCTTTACAATGGATCCCCTTTTTGTGGAAAAAGATCCAAGGGCCAAGGAGAAACAAAAACAGGTGATCACGGCAAAACCCAAACGGTATACCGGGCCGAAAAAGAAACACACCCACCCCACCCCCCTTGGAAAAAACCCCAAAAAAGATAAAGGCGGGCCTGATTGGAAGCCAAACCACTTATGA
- a CDS encoding HAMP domain-containing protein, which translates to MSFVLVLRFVRPLKELQKGSEQIARGDLDYPISVRRKDELGALAVNLLTMRDAVREKVNSLESEIKRHEKTSVRLKTTKEYMDTIINSMPSMVVSLDSDLNIIHWNDRARELTRVSANQAVGKRLLDVIPAFEPLRKNILAAIEDRQIYLQPRQPRSIGTVMVYEDIAVYPLISKYVEGAVIRVDDVTEHVKMEQMVVQSEKMMSVGGLAAGMAHEINNPLAGMMQNA; encoded by the coding sequence ATGTCATTTGTTCTTGTTTTACGGTTTGTCCGTCCCTTAAAAGAGCTTCAAAAAGGATCAGAACAGATTGCCAGAGGAGATCTGGATTATCCTATTTCTGTCCGGCGAAAAGATGAACTTGGGGCTTTGGCTGTGAACCTTCTTACGATGCGGGATGCGGTCAGGGAAAAGGTCAACTCCCTTGAGTCTGAAATCAAGCGCCATGAAAAAACATCTGTTAGGTTGAAAACCACCAAAGAATATATGGATACCATTATCAACTCCATGCCTTCCATGGTGGTCAGCCTGGATTCGGATTTAAACATTATCCATTGGAATGATAGAGCCCGGGAGTTGACCCGTGTGTCAGCAAATCAAGCCGTGGGAAAACGGTTGCTTGACGTGATTCCGGCGTTTGAGCCGCTCAGAAAAAATATTCTGGCCGCCATTGAGGATCGGCAGATTTATCTTCAGCCCAGACAGCCCAGATCCATTGGCACGGTCATGGTATATGAGGATATCGCGGTTTATCCTTTAATTTCAAAGTACGTGGAAGGCGCTGTGATCCGGGTGGATGACGTGACCGAGCATGTGAAGATGGAACAGATGGTGGTTCAGTCGGAAAAAATGATGTCCGTGGGCGGGCTGGCTGCCGGCATGGCCCATGAAATCAATAACCCCTTGGCCGGGATGATGCAGAATGCTTAA
- a CDS encoding HAMP domain-containing histidine kinase yields MLQRITQDIPASVEAARAVGTNLEAIRTFMSDRGITRQLESIHHAGVRASQIVQNMLSFSRKDYAGKSFHDISDILDLSVELAKSDYDLKKKYDFKRIEIERVYDQDLPRVSCEASKIQQFFFNILKNCAEAIQEIRTDEDRPAPKLILRIFKGQSEVVVEIQDNGPGMEEGGRKRIFEPFYTTKPVGKGARFIIHLPAA; encoded by the coding sequence GTGCTTCAACGGATTACCCAGGATATACCGGCCAGTGTTGAGGCGGCCAGGGCCGTGGGAACCAACCTTGAGGCCATCCGGACCTTTATGTCGGACAGGGGGATTACCCGCCAGTTGGAATCCATCCATCATGCCGGGGTCAGGGCCTCCCAGATTGTCCAGAACATGCTTAGCTTTTCGCGAAAAGATTATGCGGGCAAATCCTTTCATGATATTTCAGACATCCTGGACCTTTCCGTTGAATTGGCCAAAAGTGATTATGATCTCAAGAAAAAGTATGATTTTAAACGGATAGAAATTGAACGGGTCTATGACCAGGATCTGCCCCGGGTTTCGTGTGAAGCCAGTAAAATCCAGCAGTTTTTTTTCAATATTCTTAAAAATTGTGCCGAGGCCATTCAGGAGATTCGCACAGATGAAGACCGGCCGGCTCCCAAGCTGATTCTCAGGATATTCAAAGGACAATCCGAAGTTGTCGTGGAAATTCAGGACAACGGGCCTGGCATGGAAGAGGGGGGCCGCAAACGCATTTTTGAACCCTTTTATACCACCAAACCTGTGGGCAAAGGCGCACGGTTTATCATCCACCTTCCCGCCGCCTGA
- a CDS encoding DMT family transporter has product MPYTGEMIAIATVVCWTISAQLFGAASKRVGSTPVNIVRIFAALVLFGAYQFFKTGNIIPCNFPERAWIYLSLSGVVGFFLGDICLFKALVELGPRLALLLFSLAAPMAAILGWAFLSDIYLPLQWIGILITLAGVGMVILEKKDPEKTNDPKINVKGIFWGLGAMLGQAVGYVLSKTGMQTQEGFLDPFAATQVRAIAAFACSALLFTLTREWGRVSMALKDKKAFTYTLTGSIIGPFLGVSLSLLVLHYLTTGVASTFLSMSPVCIIPFSIYIHKEKVSLRAFAGAVIAVAGIGLLMGS; this is encoded by the coding sequence ATGCCATATACAGGCGAAATGATTGCCATTGCCACGGTTGTCTGCTGGACCATCAGCGCCCAATTGTTCGGTGCTGCCTCCAAGCGGGTAGGCTCCACCCCTGTCAATATTGTCAGGATCTTCGCGGCCCTGGTCTTGTTCGGGGCCTATCAGTTTTTTAAGACCGGAAATATTATTCCCTGCAATTTTCCTGAACGCGCCTGGATCTATTTGAGCCTGTCGGGAGTGGTGGGCTTTTTTTTGGGAGATATCTGCCTGTTCAAGGCCCTGGTGGAATTAGGGCCGAGACTTGCCCTGCTCTTGTTCAGCCTTGCCGCTCCCATGGCAGCCATTCTCGGCTGGGCATTTTTATCAGATATCTACCTGCCCCTTCAATGGATTGGAATACTCATCACCCTGGCCGGGGTCGGTATGGTGATCCTTGAAAAAAAGGACCCCGAAAAAACCAATGACCCAAAAATCAATGTAAAAGGAATATTTTGGGGTCTCGGCGCCATGCTGGGCCAGGCAGTCGGATATGTGTTGAGCAAAACCGGCATGCAGACCCAGGAGGGTTTTTTAGATCCTTTTGCCGCCACCCAGGTCCGTGCCATTGCCGCCTTTGCCTGTTCTGCCCTCCTCTTTACCCTGACCCGAGAATGGGGACGGGTCAGCATGGCATTAAAGGATAAAAAAGCGTTCACCTATACTCTCACAGGCTCAATCATCGGCCCTTTTCTCGGGGTCTCCCTCTCCCTTTTAGTGCTCCACTACCTCACCACCGGGGTGGCCTCCACCTTTTTATCCATGAGCCCGGTCTGTATTATTCCCTTTTCCATTTACATCCACAAGGAAAAGGTCTCTTTGCGGGCATTTGCAGGCGCTGTGATTGCTGTTGCAGGCATCGGGCTATTAATGGGATCCTGA